A genome region from Sphingobacteriaceae bacterium GW460-11-11-14-LB5 includes the following:
- a CDS encoding porin encodes MCRNSAKIKSVYFSLTIVLLFISATGYAQRTINDVMDSTTVNHLLIISKKYGSLSFSGYLQPQFQLAQSNGTQAEYQGGNFGEYTNNRFRLRRGRLRADYMMLTDDGSPSTYFVLQFDGTEQGVAIRDFWGRYYENKWKILAVTLGLSGRPFGNELQLSSSVREAPERGRMSQILMKTERDLGVTFTLNPRWKNARLKNFVFDFGIYNGQGLAGSGEFDNSKDFIFRLSHKTYAFKNFTIAGGISTLQGGLNHRLPVSYKMDRINDQWKMVKDSSTSTINKVAPRRYYGADIQLATKTKSWKSELRAEVVSGLQTGTSTTSTTPGSYPVDSKSIALPYYTRTFNGAYLTFVQTLNSTDNQLILKYDWYDPNSKVKGLDISSAQGLSPADVRFDTFGFGFLHHFNPHFKAVLYYDIIKNESTQIQGYTTDRKDNVLTLRTQFYF; translated from the coding sequence ATGTGCCGCAATTCTGCCAAAATTAAAAGCGTTTATTTCTCCTTAACCATTGTTTTACTATTCATTTCCGCTACAGGATATGCTCAAAGAACAATTAATGATGTAATGGATTCTACCACGGTAAACCATTTGCTCATTATTTCGAAGAAATATGGATCCTTATCTTTTAGTGGCTATTTACAACCACAGTTTCAATTGGCGCAATCGAACGGCACTCAGGCAGAATATCAGGGTGGTAACTTTGGCGAGTATACCAATAATCGGTTTAGGTTAAGAAGAGGGCGTTTAAGAGCAGATTATATGATGTTAACCGATGATGGAAGTCCTTCTACCTATTTTGTGCTTCAGTTTGACGGAACAGAACAGGGCGTAGCCATTCGGGATTTCTGGGGACGTTACTATGAGAATAAATGGAAAATACTGGCAGTAACTTTAGGGCTTTCAGGACGCCCGTTTGGGAATGAATTGCAATTATCTTCTTCAGTAAGGGAAGCGCCAGAGCGTGGCCGGATGTCGCAGATTTTAATGAAAACAGAACGTGATCTGGGAGTTACCTTTACTTTAAATCCACGGTGGAAAAACGCCAGATTGAAAAATTTTGTTTTCGATTTTGGTATTTACAACGGACAGGGACTAGCCGGTAGCGGAGAATTTGATAACAGTAAAGATTTTATCTTCAGGTTAAGCCACAAAACCTATGCCTTTAAAAACTTTACTATAGCTGGTGGCATCAGTACTTTACAGGGTGGCTTAAATCACCGTTTGCCCGTAAGTTATAAAATGGATAGAATCAACGATCAATGGAAAATGGTTAAGGATTCGTCAACTTCAACGATCAATAAGGTTGCCCCACGGAGGTATTATGGTGCCGATATCCAGCTTGCTACCAAAACGAAGAGCTGGAAATCGGAGTTAAGGGCAGAAGTGGTATCAGGTTTGCAAACAGGCACTTCAACCACATCAACTACACCGGGCTCCTATCCTGTTGATAGTAAATCAATAGCGCTACCATATTATACCCGTACCTTTAATGGTGCCTATCTTACCTTTGTACAAACCTTAAATAGTACCGACAATCAGCTGATTTTAAAATACGACTGGTATGACCCGAATTCAAAGGTAAAAGGACTTGATATATCCAGCGCCCAGGGACTTTCTCCGGCCGATGTCCGTTTTGATACTTTTGGCTTTGGTTTCCTACATCACTTTAACCCACATTTTAAAGCGGTGCTTTATTACGATATCATTAAAAATGAATCGACCCAAATTCAGGGCTACACCACTGATAGAAAAGACAATGTACTCACCTTAAGAACACAATTCTATTTCTAA
- a CDS encoding amino acid permease, whose product MGLFTKKPMHLLLEEAGDSGKGLKRTLSAGALVALGVGAIIGAGLFVRTAAAAAQNAGPSVTIGFIIAAIGCALAGLCYAELSSSIPISGSAYTYTYATMGELMAWVIGWDLVLEYAVGAATVGIAWSEYLNKLLVEVLHTSPIPYEWCHSPFQSHPDGTVNGIMNLPALFIVGLLSLLLIKGTSESAFVNGLIVITKVGIVILIIVLGWGFINESNHHPYIPAATTYVDHAGISHSFGGFWGVIGAAGTVFFAFIGFDAVSTAAQETKNPKTAMPIGILGSLAVCTVLYILFAHVLTGIAPVEFFRTKGGEASVVAAISEYMTGYSWLSKLVTVAILAGFSSVILVMLLGQSRVFYSMSKDGLLPKMFSDLHPKFKTPYKANLVILIIVGLFAAFIPGDVVGDMTSIGTLFAFMLVCVAVIILRKTDPDLPRQFKTPWVPLIPILGVVACGLMILGLGWTNWLRLFGWLALGFIIYFGYSKKNSHLKDVK is encoded by the coding sequence ATGGGTTTATTTACTAAAAAGCCAATGCATCTATTGCTTGAAGAAGCAGGTGATTCAGGCAAAGGCTTAAAGCGCACACTTAGTGCAGGTGCATTAGTTGCATTAGGTGTTGGGGCTATTATTGGTGCCGGACTATTTGTTCGTACGGCTGCTGCAGCCGCTCAAAATGCTGGTCCATCAGTTACAATCGGTTTTATAATAGCGGCAATAGGCTGTGCTTTGGCAGGCTTATGTTACGCTGAGCTCTCTTCTTCTATTCCAATCTCTGGTAGTGCATATACTTATACTTATGCCACCATGGGCGAGTTAATGGCCTGGGTTATTGGCTGGGATTTGGTGTTAGAATATGCTGTTGGTGCTGCTACTGTAGGTATTGCCTGGAGTGAATATTTGAATAAACTACTGGTCGAAGTATTACATACCTCACCCATACCCTACGAGTGGTGCCACTCACCTTTCCAATCGCATCCTGATGGTACCGTAAATGGAATCATGAACCTTCCTGCTTTGTTTATTGTAGGTTTGTTAAGTTTACTTTTAATTAAAGGAACATCAGAATCTGCTTTTGTAAACGGTTTAATCGTAATTACCAAAGTGGGTATCGTGATCTTAATTATTGTTTTAGGATGGGGTTTTATAAACGAATCTAATCACCATCCATATATTCCAGCTGCTACAACTTATGTAGATCATGCAGGTATTAGCCATAGCTTTGGAGGTTTCTGGGGTGTTATTGGCGCTGCCGGAACGGTGTTCTTCGCCTTTATCGGTTTTGATGCCGTAAGTACTGCCGCTCAGGAAACTAAAAACCCTAAAACTGCAATGCCAATTGGTATTTTAGGATCATTAGCCGTTTGTACGGTATTATATATCTTATTCGCACACGTTTTAACAGGAATTGCACCAGTTGAGTTTTTCAGAACCAAAGGTGGTGAAGCATCTGTAGTAGCTGCAATCAGCGAATACATGACCGGATATTCATGGTTATCTAAATTAGTAACCGTAGCTATTCTAGCAGGTTTCTCTTCTGTAATTCTGGTAATGTTATTGGGCCAAAGCCGTGTATTTTATTCAATGAGTAAAGATGGTTTATTGCCTAAAATGTTCAGTGATTTACACCCGAAATTTAAAACACCTTATAAAGCAAACTTAGTGATCCTGATTATTGTAGGTTTATTTGCTGCATTTATCCCTGGTGACGTTGTTGGTGATATGACCAGTATCGGTACGTTATTTGCATTTATGCTGGTTTGTGTGGCGGTAATTATCTTAAGAAAAACTGATCCGGATCTTCCTCGTCAGTTTAAAACACCTTGGGTACCTTTAATTCCAATTTTGGGTGTTGTTGCCTGTGGTTTAATGATCCTTGGTTTAGGCTGGACAAACTGGTTAAGGTTATTTGGCTGGTTAGCACTAGGATTTATCATTTACTTCGGATACAGTAAAAAGAATTCACATTTGAAAGACGTTAAATAA
- a CDS encoding amino acid transporter codes for MKIEKEDGPSKRKLSLFDATMLVMGSMIGSGIFIVSADIMRNLGSGYWLIVVWVITGVMTVAAAISYGELSSMFPKAGGQYTYLKEIFGKMMGFLYGWGLFTVIQTGTIAAVAVAFGKFTAYLIPALNDAAPIFQSGGYKITWIQILAIGVILLLTYINTKGVESGKILQNIFTGSKIVALIGLIILGFFLVKNSFWAENLGFGSSAFNNLKTDASGNFLKSGWESISGMTIMGGIAAAMVGSVFSSVAWENVTFVSGEIENPKKNVVRSMVLGTSAVMILYLLVNFIYLNTLNRDSIAFALNDRVAVAASEQIFGSGIGTIVIALLVMISTFGCVNGIVLAGARVFQTMAKDGMFFKAALKNNKNGVPEKSLWMQGIWASALCLSGQYGNLLDMISFVIVLFYMITVFGVIYLRIKQPKLERPYKTWLYPITPIIYLLIGAAFCILLLIYKQQYTWPGLVIVLLGVPVYFFINKKEQLD; via the coding sequence ATGAAAATTGAAAAAGAAGATGGGCCTTCTAAAAGAAAATTAAGCCTTTTTGATGCGACAATGCTGGTAATGGGCTCAATGATCGGAAGCGGTATCTTTATTGTTAGTGCCGATATCATGCGGAACTTAGGTTCTGGTTATTGGTTGATTGTGGTATGGGTGATAACCGGAGTAATGACGGTTGCAGCTGCAATTTCTTATGGCGAACTTTCTTCTATGTTTCCTAAAGCAGGTGGGCAGTATACTTATCTGAAAGAGATTTTCGGTAAAATGATGGGATTTCTTTATGGCTGGGGCTTGTTTACGGTCATTCAAACCGGAACTATTGCAGCTGTAGCTGTAGCTTTTGGTAAATTTACAGCCTATCTAATCCCTGCGTTAAACGATGCAGCTCCAATTTTTCAAAGCGGCGGCTATAAAATTACCTGGATACAGATTTTGGCCATTGGTGTTATTCTGCTTTTAACTTATATCAACACAAAAGGTGTTGAAAGTGGTAAAATCTTACAGAATATTTTTACAGGATCTAAAATTGTGGCTTTAATTGGTTTAATTATTTTAGGCTTCTTCCTGGTAAAGAACAGCTTTTGGGCTGAAAATTTGGGTTTTGGATCGAGTGCTTTTAATAATCTTAAAACAGATGCAAGCGGGAATTTCCTGAAATCCGGCTGGGAATCCATTTCCGGTATGACAATAATGGGGGGGATTGCAGCAGCAATGGTCGGTTCGGTATTCTCGAGCGTGGCCTGGGAAAATGTAACTTTTGTTTCAGGAGAAATCGAAAACCCCAAAAAAAATGTAGTACGTTCTATGGTTTTGGGTACCTCAGCAGTTATGATTCTTTATTTATTGGTTAATTTTATCTATCTCAATACCCTAAACAGAGATAGCATTGCTTTTGCCCTTAACGATCGGGTTGCTGTTGCCGCTTCAGAGCAAATTTTTGGCAGTGGAATTGGTACCATTGTAATTGCCTTGCTGGTGATGATTTCTACTTTTGGTTGTGTTAATGGAATCGTGTTAGCCGGTGCAAGGGTTTTTCAAACCATGGCAAAAGATGGAATGTTTTTTAAAGCAGCACTTAAAAATAATAAAAATGGAGTTCCTGAAAAGTCGCTGTGGATGCAGGGCATTTGGGCATCTGCTTTATGTTTAAGCGGACAATATGGTAACCTGTTAGATATGATCTCCTTTGTGATTGTGCTTTTTTATATGATTACTGTTTTTGGCGTGATTTATTTAAGGATAAAACAACCTAAGCTTGAGAGGCCCTATAAAACCTGGTTATATCCAATTACACCGATTATTTACTTATTGATCGGGGCAGCATTTTGCATTTTACTCTTAATTTATAAACAACAATATACCTGGCCAGGACTTGTGATTGTTTTGCTGGGTGTGCCGGTCTACTTTTTTATCAATAAAAAAGAACAGCTGGATTAG
- a CDS encoding sodium-translocating pyrophosphatase, producing MDFLQNNLIYCIPALGLVGIIVMMIKSAWVNKQDAGDKNMQELAGYIADGAMAFLKAEWRVLSIFAVFTAALLAYSGTITEIKGVPMHSSWIISISFIIGAVFSATAGYIGMKSATKANVRTTQAARTSLKQALKVSFTGGTVMGLGVAGLAVLGLGGLFIVFLKHFNVVSVNSVEMKTAIEVLTGFSLGAESIALFARVGGGIYTKAADVGADLVGKVEAGIPEDDVRNPATIADNVGDNVGDVAGMGADLFGSYVATILATMVLGQEIDVKDNFGGMSPILLPMVICGLGIIFSIIGTWFVTIKDEKSNVQTALNLGNWSSILITAVASFFIVKWMLPETLNLRGYEFSSINVFYAIIVGLVVGTIMSLVTEYFTAMGKGPVNSIIQQSSTGHATNIIAGLAVGMKSTVIPILVLAGGIMLSYHFAGLYGVAIAAAGMMATTAMQLAIDAFGPIADNAGGIAEMSQLPPEVRERTDNLDAVGNTTAATGKGFAIASAALTSLALFAAFVGIAGITAIDIYKAPVLAGLFVGGMIPFIFSALCIQAVGKAAMDMVQEVRRQFREIPGIMEYKAKPEYEKCVAISTKASIREMMMPGAIALITPIIVGFTFGPEVLGGLLAGVTVTGVLMGIFQSNAGGAWDNAKKSFEQGVMINGEMHYKKSEPHKASVTGDTVGDPFKDTSGPSMNILIKLMSIVSLVIAPYIAVKAIAGEHKLEVRKEIRIEQKTDSLGHNIADTLINTTDTLSR from the coding sequence ATGGATTTTTTACAAAACAATTTAATTTACTGTATCCCGGCCCTGGGCCTTGTCGGGATTATAGTTATGATGATTAAAAGCGCCTGGGTAAACAAGCAGGATGCAGGTGATAAAAACATGCAGGAACTTGCCGGCTATATAGCCGATGGCGCCATGGCCTTCTTAAAAGCCGAATGGAGAGTATTAAGCATTTTTGCTGTTTTTACGGCTGCGCTTCTGGCCTACTCGGGAACCATTACCGAAATTAAAGGTGTTCCGATGCATTCGAGCTGGATTATCTCTATCTCTTTTATTATAGGAGCGGTATTTTCTGCAACTGCAGGTTATATCGGAATGAAATCGGCCACTAAGGCGAATGTTAGAACCACACAGGCGGCCAGAACCAGTTTAAAACAAGCATTGAAAGTTTCGTTTACCGGCGGTACCGTAATGGGCTTAGGTGTAGCTGGCCTTGCTGTTTTAGGTTTGGGTGGCTTATTTATTGTGTTTTTAAAACATTTTAACGTTGTATCTGTAAACAGCGTTGAAATGAAAACGGCTATAGAAGTTTTAACTGGTTTTTCTTTAGGTGCAGAATCTATTGCTTTATTCGCCCGTGTTGGTGGTGGTATTTACACCAAAGCTGCCGATGTTGGTGCAGATTTAGTGGGTAAAGTTGAAGCCGGGATTCCTGAAGATGATGTACGCAACCCGGCAACTATTGCCGATAACGTGGGTGATAATGTGGGTGATGTTGCCGGTATGGGCGCCGATTTATTTGGCTCATATGTGGCAACCATATTGGCCACCATGGTTTTAGGACAGGAAATTGATGTAAAAGACAATTTTGGAGGCATGTCTCCTATCCTCTTGCCGATGGTCATCTGCGGATTGGGTATTATATTTTCGATTATCGGAACCTGGTTTGTAACCATAAAAGATGAAAAATCGAACGTACAAACCGCTTTAAATTTAGGTAACTGGTCATCAATCCTGATTACGGCAGTTGCTTCATTTTTTATTGTGAAATGGATGTTACCAGAAACCCTTAACCTACGTGGTTATGAGTTTTCGAGTATAAATGTATTCTATGCCATTATTGTGGGTTTGGTAGTGGGTACCATTATGAGTCTTGTTACCGAGTATTTTACGGCAATGGGCAAAGGACCTGTAAATTCTATTATCCAGCAATCGTCAACAGGGCATGCTACCAATATTATTGCAGGTTTAGCGGTTGGAATGAAATCGACCGTGATTCCGATTTTGGTATTGGCCGGAGGGATTATGTTATCTTATCATTTTGCAGGTTTATATGGCGTGGCAATTGCCGCAGCAGGGATGATGGCCACTACGGCGATGCAATTGGCGATTGATGCTTTCGGACCAATTGCAGATAATGCAGGCGGTATTGCCGAAATGAGTCAGTTGCCACCAGAAGTACGTGAGCGTACCGATAATTTAGACGCGGTTGGAAATACAACTGCTGCCACGGGTAAAGGATTTGCGATTGCATCTGCAGCATTAACCTCTCTGGCATTATTTGCCGCTTTTGTAGGTATTGCGGGCATTACAGCAATCGATATTTATAAAGCTCCGGTTCTTGCCGGTTTGTTTGTAGGTGGTATGATCCCTTTTATCTTTTCGGCGCTTTGTATCCAGGCAGTGGGTAAAGCGGCTATGGACATGGTACAGGAAGTTCGCCGCCAGTTTAGAGAAATTCCGGGCATTATGGAATATAAAGCCAAACCAGAGTATGAAAAATGTGTAGCCATTTCTACCAAAGCCTCTATCCGCGAAATGATGATGCCAGGCGCTATCGCCTTAATTACGCCGATTATTGTCGGTTTTACTTTCGGTCCTGAAGTTTTGGGTGGATTATTAGCCGGAGTAACGGTTACGGGTGTATTAATGGGTATCTTCCAAAGTAATGCAGGCGGCGCCTGGGATAATGCCAAAAAATCTTTTGAGCAGGGTGTAATGATTAATGGCGAAATGCACTACAAAAAATCAGAACCACATAAAGCTTCTGTAACTGGCGATACTGTTGGAGACCCTTTTAAAGATACTTCGGGCCCTTCAATGAACATTTTAATCAAATTAATGTCTATTGTTTCACTAGTTATTGCTCCATACATCGCAGTTAAGGCAATTGCAGGCGAACACAAGCTAGAAGTTCGAAAAGAAATCAGAATTGAGCAAAAAACGGATAGTTTAGGACATAATATTGCCGATACTTTAATAAACACTACCGATACCTTAAGCCGTTAG